In a single window of the Rhineura floridana isolate rRhiFlo1 chromosome 3, rRhiFlo1.hap2, whole genome shotgun sequence genome:
- the LOC133382302 gene encoding uncharacterized protein LOC133382302: MDWMRTNKLRLNPDKTEMLLVDGFSNQVVDTYPVLDGVTLPQKEQVRSLGVVLDSSLSLEAHVAAVARNAFYQLRLVAQLRPYLSREDLTSVVHALVTSRLDYCNALYVGLPLKTVWKLQLVQNAAARLLTRTKRSDHITPVLAHLHWLPICFRAKFKVLVLTYKALYGAGPRYLSERLSRYEPARTLRSATKALLRVPTHREARRVVTRSRAFSVVAPELWNSLPEEVRLAPTLSSFRRQVKTFLYSQAF, from the coding sequence atggattggatgagaactaacaaactgagactcaatcctgataagactgagatgctgttggtggatggattttccaatcaggtggtggatacatatcctgtcctggatggggttacactcccccagaaggaacaggttcgtagtctgggagtcgttctagactcttccctgtcactcgaggctcatgtagccgcggtggcacggaatgcgttctaccaacttcgattggtagcccagctacgtccctacctgagtagggaggaccttacatcagtagtacatgctctggtaacctcacgtttggattactgtaatgcgctctacgtagggctacctctgaagacggtttggaagctacagctggtgcaaaatgcggcggccagactgctaacaagaactaagcggtctgaccatataacacctgtcttggcccacttgcactggctcccaatatgcttccgggccaaattcaaagtgttggtactaacctataaagccttatacggcgcgggacctcgatatctgtcagaacgcctctcccgctatgaaccggctcgtacactacggtctgctacgaaggccctcctccgggttccgactcatagggaggcccggagggtggtgacaagatcaagggccttctcagtggtggcccccgaactgtggaatagtctccctgaggaggtccgcctggcgccgacactgtcatcctttcggcgccaggttaaaaccttcctttattcccaggcattttaa